The genome window GCTCGCTGGATAGCATGCTAGGCCTCCTCCAATCTGACTTAAGCCGGCAAGGGGTTCAAACTTCCCCCAAAGGAAACTGTTCGGCCTGTCAGAAGCCTGTCGTGGGACAGGTGAGGTCCAAcggatttgatttttttttttttctttctcactcATCGTGTGACCGTTGCCCTCACACAGGTAGTGACAGCCCTGGGCAAAGTGTGGCACCCGGAGCACTTTGCGTGCACAGAATGCGAGACAGAGTTGGGCAGCCGCAACTTCTTCGAGAAAGACGGGCGGCCGTACTGCGAGTCCGACTACTTCGCGCTTTTCTCCCCTCACTGCGCCCACTGCAATAAGCCCATACTAAATGTAAGAGGTCTCACGGCGCATTCAGGAGCACAAAGGTCTAAAGGTGTGTTTTATCATCAAACCAGAAAATGGTGACTGCCCTGGAGAAGAACTGGCACCCCGAGTGTTTCTGCTGCGTCAAGTGCAGCAACACGTTTGGCGAAGAAGGTAAATAGCGCAAGTACAAAAGCAGAAGTAATCAATCGACATTTAGAGTAAGGAAGTGGGATGTCGTTTTCATCACCTTCTGGTTGGCAGGCTTCCACGACCGTGAGGGCCAGCAGTACTGCCAGCAGTGCTTCCTGACTTTGTTTGCCTCCCGCTGTCAAGGCTGCAGCCAGCCCATCCTGGAAAACTACATCTCGGCTCTCAACTCTCTGTGGCACCCGCAGTGCTTCGTCTGCAGGGTGAGCGCAAAATGTTTGCCATTTTTGGGTCAACGTTCAAATGGTCCTACCCTTGCGCCTACAGGAGTGTTACAGCCCGTTCGTGAACGGCAGCTTCTTCGAGCACGAGGGCAAGCCGCTGTGCGAGGCCCACTACCATCAGTCACGGGGCAGCGTGTGCCAGGCGTGCCAGCAGCCCATCCTGGGCCGCTGCGTCACCGCCATGGGGGCCAAGTTCCACCCCCACCACCTGGTGTGCCACTTCTGCCTGAAGCCGTTGAGCAAAGGATGCTTCAAGGAGCAGGAGAACAAGCCCTACTGCCATCCGTGCTTCATCAAGCTCTTTGGCTGAAGACACGGAcc of Syngnathus acus chromosome 19, fSynAcu1.2, whole genome shotgun sequence contains these proteins:
- the LOC119138615 gene encoding transforming growth factor beta-1-induced transcript 1 protein-like isoform X1, which encodes MEDLGVPEPLNYPLSPRIVVFDALLADLESTGSPLARCPVLLTSDPPAHTDPDVQNPTEVRPPPPAYTPQQTVSAAMKSSQNSNPDKLYSTVCKSRSPRSADPPAPPVPPAFSSSSLLGGGLSELDHLLQELNATQFNITDEILAQFPTSKEDKMKDKDSIVSNSAKPSATSATLELDKLMASLSDFRVQSTPAVPVSPVIMTTATATTTAVTPQQPVAPPQPSSGGSLDSMLGLLQSDLSRQGVQTSPKGNCSACQKPVVGQVVTALGKVWHPEHFACTECETELGSRNFFEKDGRPYCESDYFALFSPHCAHCNKPILNKMVTALEKNWHPECFCCVKCSNTFGEEGFHDREGQQYCQQCFLTLFASRCQGCSQPILENYISALNSLWHPQCFVCRECYSPFVNGSFFEHEGKPLCEAHYHQSRGSVCQACQQPILGRCVTAMGAKFHPHHLVCHFCLKPLSKGCFKEQENKPYCHPCFIKLFG
- the LOC119138615 gene encoding transforming growth factor beta-1-induced transcript 1 protein-like isoform X2 translates to MEDLDALLADLESTGSPLARCPVLLTSDPPAHTDPDVQNPTEVRPPPPAYTPQQTVSAAMKSSQNSNPDKLYSTVCKSRSPRSADPPAPPVPPAFSSSSLLGGGLSELDHLLQELNATQFNITDEILAQFPTSKEDKMKDKDSIVSNSAKPSATSATLELDKLMASLSDFRVQSTPAVPVSPVIMTTATATTTAVTPQQPVAPPQPSSGGSLDSMLGLLQSDLSRQGVQTSPKGNCSACQKPVVGQVVTALGKVWHPEHFACTECETELGSRNFFEKDGRPYCESDYFALFSPHCAHCNKPILNKMVTALEKNWHPECFCCVKCSNTFGEEGFHDREGQQYCQQCFLTLFASRCQGCSQPILENYISALNSLWHPQCFVCRECYSPFVNGSFFEHEGKPLCEAHYHQSRGSVCQACQQPILGRCVTAMGAKFHPHHLVCHFCLKPLSKGCFKEQENKPYCHPCFIKLFG